The Bombus huntii isolate Logan2020A chromosome 11, iyBomHunt1.1, whole genome shotgun sequence genome includes a window with the following:
- the LOC126871078 gene encoding protein ST7 homolog, protein MALLFTSMWDSTMFLSTLTPKFYVALTGTSSLISGLILIFEWWYFRKYGTSFIEQVSLNHISPWIGGGDSGSDGNNSSLNGSNSNQQNVPECKVWRNPINLFRGAEYQRFYWATNKEPLTYYDMNLSAQDHQTFFTCEGDTGKAEYEIMQTAWRERNPVVRIKAAHSALERNPDCAPAYILLAEEEATTIVEAEKILKQALKVAENNYRRSQSTQHQGAIAEGIHRRDTNVLIYVKRRLAMCARKLGKLKEAVKMFRDLTKEVPPIMNVLNIHENLIEALLEMQAYADVQAVLAKYDDISLPKSATICYTAALLKARVVADKFSTDIASKRGLTTPEMIAVEAIHRAVEFNPHVPKYLLEMKPLILPPEHVLKRGDSEAIAYAFFHLAHWKQMEGALNLLHCTWEGTFRMLPYPLERGHLFYPYPTCTECADRELLPSFHDVSVYPKKELPFFILFTAGLCSFTALLALLTHQYPDTMGVVARSMLAWFSHPFYYILDKLEAILPNNFLQQLSRI, encoded by the exons ATGGCCCTATTATTCACAAGCATGTGGGATTCTACAATGTTTTTGAGCACCTTAACCCCAAAATTTTATGTTGCACTCACTGGAACGTCATCCTTAATTTCTGGGTTAATTCTAATCTTCGAATGGtggtattttagaaaatatggCACATCTTTTATTGAACAAGTATCTTTAAATCACATTTCACCATGGATTGGTGGAGGTGACAGTGGATCAGATGGCAATAACTCAAGTTTAAATGGTTCAAATTCAAATCAACAAAATGTTCCAGAGTGTAAAGTTTGGCGTAAtccaataaatttatttagagGGGCTGAGTATCAAAGATTTTATTGGGCTACAAACAAAGAACCATTAACATATTATGATATGAACTTATCTGCTCAAGATCATCAAACATTTTTTACCTGTGAAGGTGATACAG GTAAGGCAGAGTATGAAATTATGCAAACAGCTTGGAGAGAGCGAAATCCAGTAGTTCGAATAAAAGCTGCGCATAGTGCTCTTGAACGTAATCCTGATTGTGCCCCTGCCTATATTTTACTTGCCGAAGAAGAAGCTACTACTATTGTAGAGGCAGAAAAGATTTTAAAACAAGCTTTAAAAGTAGCAGAGAACAATTATAGAAGATCTCAAAGTACTCAACATCAAGGAGCCATTGCAGAGGGTATACATAGAAGAGATAcaaatgttttaatatatGTTAAACGAAGATTAGCTATGTGTGCAAGAAAATTAGGGAAATTGAAAGAAGCAGTAAAAATGTTTAGAGATCTCACAAAAGAAGTCCCACCAATTATGAATGTATTAAACAttcatgaaaatttaattgaagCTTTATTAGAAATGCAAGCATATGCAGATGTTCAAGCAGTATTAGCAAAATATGATGATATTAGTTTACCAAAATCTGCAACTATTTGTTATACAGCTGCATTGTTAAAAGCACGAGTGGTGgctgataaattttcaacagATATCGCCAGTAAAAGAGGTTTAACTACTCCAGAAATGATAGCAGTCGAAGCTATTCACAGAGCTGTTGAATTTAATCCTCATGTAcctaaatatttattagaaatgAAACCTTTAATTTTACCTCCAGAACATGTACTAAAAAGGGGGGACTCAGAAGCGATTGCTTACGCATTCTTTCATCTTGCTCATTGGAAACAAATGGAGGGTGCTCTTAATTTGTTACATTGTACATGGGAAGGTACTTTTAGAATGTTACCCTACCCTTTAGAAAGAGGGCATTTATTCTATCCATATCCAACCTGCACAGAATGTGCAGATCGTGAATTGTTACCCTCGTTTCACGATGTTAGCGTTTACCCTAAAAAGGAGTTGccgttttttattttatttacagcTGGTCTATGCTCCTTTACAGCGCTCTTAGCACTTTTAACACATCAATATCCCGATACTATGGGTGTTGTTGCACGATCGATGCTTGCCTGGTTTTCTCAtccattttattatattttagacAAATTGGAAGCAATTTTACCTAATAATTTCTTACAACAGCTTTCTAGAATataa